A DNA window from Arachis hypogaea cultivar Tifrunner chromosome 18, arahy.Tifrunner.gnm2.J5K5, whole genome shotgun sequence contains the following coding sequences:
- the LOC140181213 gene encoding uncharacterized protein, with amino-acid sequence MKNLNGRMVTKESHQLYFRRFRMRRGNKLGQEKKLSNYVSSSGINAPTQKIPDITFTSKDFDAKAPNLDDLVVISITTRDLLIRKVLLDQGSSANIMFLSTFKKMQLNEKALQPSSGELVGFSGERIPVTGYIWVRTTLGEPPHSKTLDIQYLIVDCFSPYNIILGRPSLNAFGVIVSTIHLCVKFCSEVGTIATVHSDRKEARQCYNAGLKVQQPPPMRINSIYNASDMPDLSELDPRTDHEQRPTPADDLSKVTLTDDGDKYTNIGSSLPVGHARQLTDLLRANTNLFAWTPADMTGIHPEVMCHRLALDPNARPIRQKKRQLGQEKTQAATKETQKLLSAGFIREIQFTSWLANIVMVKKNLRKWRMCVDFTDLNRACPKDFYPLPCNDKLIDNTSGYQVLTFMDAYSGYN; translated from the coding sequence ATGAAAAATCTCAATGGCAGAATGGTCACCAAAGAAAGTCATCAACTATATTTCAGGAGGTTTCGCATGCGGCGGGGAAACAAGCTCGGCCAGGAAAAGAAGCTATCGAACTATGTTAGCAGTTCAGGAATCAACGCGCCTACACAAAAAATTCCCGACATAACATTCACAAGCAAAGACTTCGACGCCAAGGCACCTAACCTCGATGACCTTGTCGTTATCTCCATAACAACCAGAGACCTTCTGATTCGGAAGGTCTTGTTAGATCAAGGAAGCAGCGCCAACATTATGTTTCTATCAACTTTCAAAAAGATGCAACTGAACGAAAAGGCGTTACAACCATCCTCCGGCGAACTAGTCGGATTCTCTGGGGAAAGAATTCCCGTAACAGGTTACATATGGGTGAGGACGACCTTAGGGGAACCTCCTCATTCGAAAACTCTAGACATTCAGTATTTAATTGTTGACTGCTTTAGTCCCTATAATATCATCCTAGGACGACCATCTTTAAATGCTTTCGGAGTCATAGTCTCCACTATTCACTTGTGTGTTAAGTTTTGTTCAGAAGTAGGAACCATAGCAACAGTCCACTCAGACCGGAAAGAAGCAAGACAGTGCTACAATGCAGGCCTCAAAGTACAACAACCACCGCCGATGAGGATAAACTCAATTTACAATGCCAGCGACATGCCGGATCTCTCTGAGTTAGACCCACGGACCGATCATGAACAAAGGCCCACACCGGCAGATGACCTAAGTAAGGTAACATTAACAGACGACGGAGATAAGTATACTAACATCGGATCCTCTTTACCTGTAGGACATGCACGCCAGCTAACAGACCTGCTCCGAGCAAACACTAACTTGTTCGCATGGACCCCAGCCGACATGACAGGGATACATCCCGAGGTCATGTGCCATAGACTGGCTTTGGACCCCAATGCTCGGCCAATTAGACAAAAGAAGAGGCAGCTCGGACAGGAAAAAACCCAGGCAGCAACAAAGGAAACACAAAAACTACTCAGTGCAGGCTTCATCAGAGAAATACAATTCACGTCATGGCTTGCGAACATTGTCATGGTtaagaaaaatttgagaaaatggcgaatgtgcgtcgactttactgACCTGAACCGAGCATGCCCAAAAGATTTCTATCCCTTGCCATGCAATGACAAGCTCATAGACAACACTTCTGGCTATCAAGTATTAACCTTTATGGATgcctattcaggttacaactag